In one window of Miscanthus floridulus cultivar M001 chromosome 12, ASM1932011v1, whole genome shotgun sequence DNA:
- the LOC136497644 gene encoding serine/threonine-protein kinase CTR1-like isoform X1 — protein sequence MPHRRRALNPTLPPPPPAATAFGHLGTDEARLPLLADYALLHQPSAASVSVVDAPAVAPASSEWSAGSSFTATSDAATTTASSTATAPGSSSQLLTAAEAAGGRERDTWVRRAREGYYLQLSLAIRLTSQAFLAGSPPAPELLFGCGSGVVADHHADGDGADDPEAISYRFWVNGCLSWGDKIAHGFYNIMGIDPHLWAMCNVAEEGRRLPSLAALRAVDATESSLEVVLVDKGADWVLLDLERRALDLVRALGVTLDLARSLAVLVSDHMGGALRSEDGNLYQRWKAVSKKLKKRQKCLVVPIGGLSIGFCRHRAILFKVLADFIGLPCRIAQGCKYCSAPHRSSCLVKVDSERRYVREFVVDLVVEPGSISSPDSSINGQLLSTVPSPFKTSCAVGSGNYTTPVAAWNQAIADERRNMVLSNSQYSVARCRIVENNSVQVASKEDLLPKCGLITQNGNCNGVSMLQVSAQLKAMDIGAENGNTENVPGANLPKPLSIEPPFAVDWLEISWEELDLKERVGAGCFGTVYRADWHGSDVAVKVLTDQDVGEAQLKEFLREIAIMKRVRHPNVVLFMGAVTKCPHLSIVTEYLPRGSLFRLINKAANGEMLGLKRRLRMALDVAKGINYLHCLNPPIVHWDLKTPNMLVDRNWSVKVGDFGLSRFKANTFISSKSVAGTPEWMAPEFLRGEPSNEKCDVYSFGVILWELLTMQQPWSGLGPAQVVGAVAFQNRRLPIPKDTDPELAALVESCWDDDPRQRPSFSSIVDTLKKLLKALLGGS from the exons ATGCCGCACCGCCGCCGAGCTCTTAACCCGACGCTGCCCCCGCCACCTCCCGCCGCCACCGCGTTCGGCCACCTCGGCACGGACGAGGCGCGGCTGCCGCTCCTCGCGGACTACGCGCTGCTCCACCAGCCCTCCGCCGCCTCCGTCTCCGTCGTCGACGCGCCCGCCGTGGCCCCGGCGTCGTCCGAGTGGAGCGCCGGGAGCTCCTTCACCGCCACCTCCGAcgcggccaccaccaccgcctcctccaccgccacggCGCCGGGCTCCTCCTCGCAGCTGCTGACCGCCGCCGAAGCCGCCGGCGGGAGGGAGAGGGACACGTGGGTCCGCCGCGCCAGGGAGGGGTACTACCTCCAGCTCTCCCTCGCCATCCGCCTCACCTCGCAGGCCTTCCTCGCCGGCTCCCCGCCCGCGCCCGAGCTCCTCTTTGGCTGCGGTTCCGGAGTCGTCGCCGACCACCACGCTGATGGCGACGGCGCGGATGATCCAGAGGCCATCTCCTACCGGTTCTGG GTGAACGGGTGCCTGTCGTGGGGCGACAAGATCGCGCACGGGTTCTACAACATCATGGGCATCGACCCGCACCTGTGGGCCATGTGCAACGTCGCGGAGGAGGGCCGCCGGCTGCCGTCGCTGGCGGCGCTGCGGGCGGTGGACGCCACCGAGTCCTCGCTGGAGGTGGTGCTCGTCGACAAGGGCGCCGACTGGGTGCTCCTCGACCTCGAGCGCCGCGCCCTCGACCTCGTCCGCGCGCTCGGCGTCACTCTCGACCTCGCCCGCAGCCTCGCCGTCCTCGTCTCCGACCACATGGG AGGTGCTTTGCGATCGGAGGATGGGAACCTGTACCAGCGGTGGAAGGCGGTGagcaagaagctgaagaagaggcagAAGTGCCTCGTCGTCCCCATCGGCGGCCTGTCCATAGGCTTCTGCCGGCACCGTGCCATTCTTTTCAAG GTACTCGCAGACTTCATCGGCCTGCCATGCCGGATCGCGCAAGGTTGCAAGTACTGCTCTGCGCCTCACCGATCATCTTGCCTTGTCAAAGTCGACAGTGAGAGGAGATATGTAAG GGAATTCGTCGTGGACCTTGTAGTTGAgccaggaagcatcagcagccCAGATTCATCCATCAACGGCCAGCTGCTGTCCACCGTGCCTTCACCTTTCAAGACTTCGTGTGCAGTTGGCTCGGGGAACTACACCACACCAGTTGCAGCCTGGAATCAAGCAATAGCAGATGAACGTCGCAACATGGTATTGTCAAATTCCCAGTATTCAG TTGCTAGGTGCCGCATTGTGGAGAACAACTCTGTTCAGGTGGCCAGCAAAGAAGACCTGCTGCCAAAGTGTGGGCTGATCACACAGAATGGAAACTGCAATGGTGTATCCATGTTACAAGTGTCAGCGCAATTGAAGGCAATGGACATCGGTGCTGAGAATGGCAACACGGAGAACGTCCCTGGTGCTAATCTTCCGAAACCCTTGAGCATTGAGCCGCCTTTTGCTGTAGACTGGCTGGAGATATCATGGGAGGAGCTTGACCTCAAGGAACGCGTAGGCGCCG GTTGTTTCGGCACTGTTTATCGTGCAGACTGGCATGGTTCA GATGTTGCAGTAAAGGTGCTTACAGATCAGGATGTCGGCGAAGCTCAGCTGAAGGAATTCCTAAGAGAG ATTGCTATTATGAAACGAGTCCGCCATCCGAATGTGGTATTGTTCATGGGTGCGGTGACAAAGTGCCCACATTTGTCAATAGTGACAGAGTATTTGCCCAG AGGGAGCCTCTTCCGCCTCATCAACAAGGCAGCTAATGGAGAAATGCTGGGTCTAAAGCGTCGTTTGCGCATGGCACTAGACGTT GCAAAAGGCATCAACTATCTCCACTGCTTGAATCCTCCTATTGTGCATTGGGATCTCAAGACACCAAACATGCTGGTTGACCGGAACTGGTCTGTGAAG GTAGGTGACTTTGGCTTGTCCAGATTTAAAGCAAACACCTTCATATCATCCAAATCAGTTGCTGGAACA CCAGAATGGATGGCACCCGAATTTCTCCGTGGCGAGCCATCCAACGAGAAGTGTGATGTTTACAGCTTCGGCGTGATCTTGTGGGAGCTCCTGACAATGCAGCAACCATGGAGTGGCCTAGGCCCTGCACAG GTAGTAGGAGCTGTAGCATTTCAGAACAGAAGGCTTCCAATTCCGAAAGATACCGACCCAGAACTTGCTGCTCTTGTTGAATCCTGCTGGGATGA CGATCCAAGGCAGCGGCCTTCGTTTTCGAGCATTGTGGATACGCTGAAGAAGTTACTGAAGGCGCTTCTTGGAGGTTCATGA
- the LOC136497644 gene encoding serine/threonine-protein kinase CTR1-like isoform X2 — translation MPHRRRALNPTLPPPPPAATAFGHLGTDEARLPLLADYALLHQPSAASVSVVDAPAVAPASSEWSAGSSFTATSDAATTTASSTATAPGSSSQLLTAAEAAGGRERDTWVRRAREGYYLQLSLAIRLTSQAFLAGSPPAPELLFGCGSGVVADHHADGDGADDPEAISYRFWVNGCLSWGDKIAHGFYNIMGIDPHLWAMCNVAEEGRRLPSLAALRAVDATESSLEVVLVDKGADWVLLDLERRALDLVRALGVTLDLARSLAVLVSDHMGGALRSEDGNLYQRWKAVSKKLKKRQKCLVVPIGGLSIGFCRHRAILFKVLADFIGLPCRIAQGCKYCSAPHRSSCLVKVDSERRYVREFVVDLVVEPGSISSPDSSINGQLLSTVPSPFKTSCAVGSGNYTTPVAAWNQAIADERRNMVLSNSQYSVARCRIVENNSVQVASKEDLLPKCGLITQNGNCNGVSMLQVSAQLKAMDIGAENGNTENVPGANLPKPLSIEPPFAVDWLEISWEELDLKERVGAGCFGTVYRADWHGSDVAVKVLTDQDVGEAQLKEFLREIAIMKRVRHPNVVLFMGAVTKCPHLSIVTEYLPRGSLFRLINKAANGEMLGLKRRLRMALDVAKGINYLHCLNPPIVHWDLKTPNMLVDRNWSVKI, via the exons ATGCCGCACCGCCGCCGAGCTCTTAACCCGACGCTGCCCCCGCCACCTCCCGCCGCCACCGCGTTCGGCCACCTCGGCACGGACGAGGCGCGGCTGCCGCTCCTCGCGGACTACGCGCTGCTCCACCAGCCCTCCGCCGCCTCCGTCTCCGTCGTCGACGCGCCCGCCGTGGCCCCGGCGTCGTCCGAGTGGAGCGCCGGGAGCTCCTTCACCGCCACCTCCGAcgcggccaccaccaccgcctcctccaccgccacggCGCCGGGCTCCTCCTCGCAGCTGCTGACCGCCGCCGAAGCCGCCGGCGGGAGGGAGAGGGACACGTGGGTCCGCCGCGCCAGGGAGGGGTACTACCTCCAGCTCTCCCTCGCCATCCGCCTCACCTCGCAGGCCTTCCTCGCCGGCTCCCCGCCCGCGCCCGAGCTCCTCTTTGGCTGCGGTTCCGGAGTCGTCGCCGACCACCACGCTGATGGCGACGGCGCGGATGATCCAGAGGCCATCTCCTACCGGTTCTGG GTGAACGGGTGCCTGTCGTGGGGCGACAAGATCGCGCACGGGTTCTACAACATCATGGGCATCGACCCGCACCTGTGGGCCATGTGCAACGTCGCGGAGGAGGGCCGCCGGCTGCCGTCGCTGGCGGCGCTGCGGGCGGTGGACGCCACCGAGTCCTCGCTGGAGGTGGTGCTCGTCGACAAGGGCGCCGACTGGGTGCTCCTCGACCTCGAGCGCCGCGCCCTCGACCTCGTCCGCGCGCTCGGCGTCACTCTCGACCTCGCCCGCAGCCTCGCCGTCCTCGTCTCCGACCACATGGG AGGTGCTTTGCGATCGGAGGATGGGAACCTGTACCAGCGGTGGAAGGCGGTGagcaagaagctgaagaagaggcagAAGTGCCTCGTCGTCCCCATCGGCGGCCTGTCCATAGGCTTCTGCCGGCACCGTGCCATTCTTTTCAAG GTACTCGCAGACTTCATCGGCCTGCCATGCCGGATCGCGCAAGGTTGCAAGTACTGCTCTGCGCCTCACCGATCATCTTGCCTTGTCAAAGTCGACAGTGAGAGGAGATATGTAAG GGAATTCGTCGTGGACCTTGTAGTTGAgccaggaagcatcagcagccCAGATTCATCCATCAACGGCCAGCTGCTGTCCACCGTGCCTTCACCTTTCAAGACTTCGTGTGCAGTTGGCTCGGGGAACTACACCACACCAGTTGCAGCCTGGAATCAAGCAATAGCAGATGAACGTCGCAACATGGTATTGTCAAATTCCCAGTATTCAG TTGCTAGGTGCCGCATTGTGGAGAACAACTCTGTTCAGGTGGCCAGCAAAGAAGACCTGCTGCCAAAGTGTGGGCTGATCACACAGAATGGAAACTGCAATGGTGTATCCATGTTACAAGTGTCAGCGCAATTGAAGGCAATGGACATCGGTGCTGAGAATGGCAACACGGAGAACGTCCCTGGTGCTAATCTTCCGAAACCCTTGAGCATTGAGCCGCCTTTTGCTGTAGACTGGCTGGAGATATCATGGGAGGAGCTTGACCTCAAGGAACGCGTAGGCGCCG GTTGTTTCGGCACTGTTTATCGTGCAGACTGGCATGGTTCA GATGTTGCAGTAAAGGTGCTTACAGATCAGGATGTCGGCGAAGCTCAGCTGAAGGAATTCCTAAGAGAG ATTGCTATTATGAAACGAGTCCGCCATCCGAATGTGGTATTGTTCATGGGTGCGGTGACAAAGTGCCCACATTTGTCAATAGTGACAGAGTATTTGCCCAG AGGGAGCCTCTTCCGCCTCATCAACAAGGCAGCTAATGGAGAAATGCTGGGTCTAAAGCGTCGTTTGCGCATGGCACTAGACGTT GCAAAAGGCATCAACTATCTCCACTGCTTGAATCCTCCTATTGTGCATTGGGATCTCAAGACACCAAACATGCTGGTTGACCGGAACTGGTCTGTGAAG ATTTAA